CAAGAATCTGGAATCCATTCTGAGATGCGGTGGCATCCTGTGTGACAATCTGATGCGTGCGAGAGACGATATGCCAACGGAGATCGGTTACCAAGACCTCAAGGCGAGACGGAGGGCACAGGACGTCCCGATGTCGCCCGGCGGAACGCTAGGCGACTACGTGCCGTTCTACTTCGCCCCACGGTCACCGATGCTCTACGTCATCCACGATCCCAATGCACAGCGCCGTATCTCCGTTCCGGGAGGACAAGCAGGAGTCATATACCTGGTCACGACAATAGCCGCCGTACGAGGAGCGCGAGTGCCGTTCCTGTTCACGGATGGTCATCCTGTCAGCCACAGTCTCAGTTCCTTCTACGACAACGCCCTCCATCTCAATCGCGTGGACTGGGAGGTGATAGCGTCCCATGACTGGGCGAACACGAC
The genomic region above belongs to Candidatus Poribacteria bacterium and contains:
- a CDS encoding DUF4433 domain-containing protein; the protein is MTPIYHMTHGKNLESILRCGGILCDNLMRARDDMPTEIGYQDLKARRRAQDVPMSPGGTLGDYVPFYFAPRSPMLYVIHDPNAQRRISVPGGQAGVIYLVTTIAAVRGARVPFLFTDGHPVSHSLSSFYDNALHLNRVDWEVIASHDWANTTDDPDRKRRREAEFLVHKSLPWSLVTEIGVIREKVADRVQEILSNASHQPTVSVRRDWYF